A single Clavibacter nebraskensis NCPPB 2581 DNA region contains:
- a CDS encoding GrpB family protein, producing MDDRDRRRPDVRTVEVVGGQPPLTVGLQEHDPGWAEAYLAHRRRILEAVGDAALAVEHIGSTSVPGLAAKPIVDIVVVVADITAEEDHVERLVAAGYDLRIREPGHRLVRTPARDVHVHVYEEGAPAVESYLLLRGRLRTVPADRDLYERTKRELMTRRWESMDAYADAKTAVIQGILARARAARGI from the coding sequence ATGGACGACCGCGACCGCCGCCGACCCGACGTGAGGACCGTGGAGGTCGTGGGCGGGCAGCCACCGCTCACCGTCGGACTGCAGGAGCACGACCCCGGTTGGGCGGAGGCGTACCTCGCGCACCGGCGACGGATCCTCGAGGCCGTGGGCGACGCGGCGCTCGCCGTCGAGCACATCGGCTCCACGTCCGTCCCCGGCCTCGCCGCGAAGCCCATCGTGGACATCGTGGTCGTGGTGGCCGACATCACGGCCGAGGAGGACCACGTCGAGCGGCTCGTCGCCGCCGGCTACGACCTGCGCATCCGCGAGCCGGGGCACCGTCTGGTGCGCACGCCCGCGCGGGACGTCCACGTGCACGTCTACGAGGAGGGCGCCCCCGCGGTCGAGTCGTACCTGCTGCTCCGCGGCCGGCTCCGCACCGTCCCGGCCGACCGCGACCTCTACGAGCGCACGAAGCGGGAGCTCATGACCCGGCGGTGGGAGTCGATGGACGCCTACGCGGACGCGAAGACCGCGGTGATCCAGGGGATCCTCGCCCGGGCGCGGGCGGCGCGCGGGATCTGA